The following is a genomic window from Streptomyces lincolnensis.
ACTGAGGGCCCCGCTCTGATTCCAGTCCAAAGTAAGCTGGAATCCCATGTCGCGAACTCGCGCCAGCACAAGGAGCCGGAATGCTCGCTAACCCGTCGGCGCTGGCGGCCGGAAGGCGTCATTCGGTCGGACGGCGCTGGGATGGAACCGTTCTCGCCGTCGGCAATACCGCAGCCGCTGAATGTCGTGTCGAGCGATGGGAAGACGTCGTCGCGGTGGCAGCTGGCAACGTCCATACCGCGACGAACACGGGCAGGTCTCATACGGTGGGGCTCCGGTCGGACGGTACGGTGCTGGCAACGGGGTGGAATGGCGATGGGCAGTGTGATGTCGCCGGATGGCGAGGCATCACGGCCGTGGCCGCAGGCTGGCGCCGCACGCTCGGGCTACTCGCGAATGGCCGCGTGCTAGCAGTTGGCCGGAGTGCAGAAGGACAGTGCGACGTGCAGTCCTGGCGCGAGATGGTCGTCCTCTCGTGTGGTGACTGGCACTCGGTCGGCGTCCGGTCGGACGGTTCTGCACTGGCTACGGGGAACAACCGACGACGGCAGTGTGCCGTTGAAGGGTGGCGTGACCTGGCCGCCGTTTCGGCCGGGTATCTCCATACCGTCGGCCTCAGAACCGACGGGCGGGCAGTAGCGACCGGAGACCGGGCATCCGGGGCGTGCGAGGTCGATGAGTGGAAAGACATGGTGGCGCTCGGCGCGGGCAGCTACCACACCGTCGGGGTCACCGCGTCCGGACGGGTCCTCGCAGCAGGAGACAACAGCTACGGACAGTGCGAAGTCGGCGATTGGCGCGACATTATCGCCGTAGCGGCCGGTTCAACGCACACCCTTGGCCTGCGTGCCAACGGCACGGTCGTGACCACAGGGAACAATGCCGACAGACAGTGCGAAGTCGATGCCTGGTCCGGGGTCCTGCTTCCACAGGCGTCCGGCCGCGCCCACGCGAACTGACACGTCGTCATTCCCGAGCCGCAGAGACCTCATTCTGATTCCAGTCCCAAGGGGATCGCTGTTGCGTCCGCCGCCGGCGAGCAGCTTGCCGAGGGCTACGTCAGCGCCGTCTACCTCAAGGGCAACGAGTACGGGGACCTGCCCGCCTCGGCGAGTTGCTGACCCATGCCACGACACCGATCAGCCACACCACCGATGAGTAGGTCGCTGTAGTCGGTCAGCGCCTCCACACTGCGACCGGAGACATCCCGCCCGCCCCATGAGCACGAGACCAACCAATTCCAGCTGCTGCATGTGTACGTGCCGTTGTTCCTGTTCCGCGGCGGACGACGCCCATCACGATCTCTTCCACGGCCCTCCGTCAGGAGGCCGTCGCCTGTGGCGGCGGATCACCGATCCGGGGTGATCGCGTCGATCAGGACACAGAGCGGGCGTACGCCGTCCTGGTCGGCGTCGGCCTGGTCCAAGACCTCGGCGGCCGGGGCGAGTACGCCGATGAGCCGGCCCGGACCGTACGGCCGACGGCACGTCGCGCAGCACGGCACGGAAGAACGACCCGGTCCACGGGCCCATCGCGAGGCGTTCGCGAACTCCCGTTCCGTGCTGCTCCTCCGCAGTTGCCGGGCCGATGCGGATTTCCACGACGGCAGGCAGGGCCACCGTCCGAGCCCCCGAAACGGCCTGGCAGGAGGCCACTTGGACGGAGAAAACGCAACTTCGACATGGTTCGCAGAGGCAGCTACCTTCACCTGGTCTTCGGCGATCGCGAACGGTCGTACAGGGGTTTCTTCAGGCTGAGCCACCCGCGACGGGGTGAGTCGGTCATGCCCCCTCGCCGCCGTGCGTGAGCCACCGAACCGGGTCCACACCAGGCACCCCCCCCATCAGGGAGAGAAACATGCCCCATGTTGCGCTGTACACATTCGGCGTCCTGAAGTCACCTCTCGCCGATCCCGCACCTCTCACGCGCGAGTTCTACGACATTGGTGAGGCCGTCTACCGGAAGATCATTCAGCACCCCGGATACCTCGCGCGTGCGGAACCGGCAGGCGGAGACCGGGGCATGCTCTTCGAGGCGGACTGGGGTGCATGGGGAGAGTTCGCCGTACCGGCCTGGTACGGCAAGGGACGCACGGCGGAGACCACCGCCCTGGCCACGACCCTCTCGCTCTGGACCGACCTGCGCTCTGCCTTCGACGCCGTCTACACCGGTCTGCACCGTGAGGCGCTGAACAGGCGTTACGACTGGTTCGAGAGGCCAGGGCACCCGAATTACGTGTTCTGGTGGGTTACCGACGGCGCGATACCCACCTGGCGGGACGGGGTTTCCAGGCTGGAGCACCTCCACGACCATGGCTCCGCGCCGCACGCCTTCACCTTCCACCACTCGTTCGCCCCGGAGGGAACTCCGACCACCATCAAAGGCATCGGGCCTCAGAGCGACCAGGTTCGCTGACAACGAAGCCTGAATGGGAGGTGTCTGGCCGTCGGGCCGGCGCGGAATGTTCACGGGCTCGGGCGGCCCGCGCCTTCGTCGCGGGCCGAGTGCGGAGGGATCTCAGCGCCAGTCGTCGATCACGTAGGCGTCGGGGTGGCTGTAGCCGGGTTCGTTGGGCCTGTGCATGGTCACGCCCTGCAACCAGGTGCGGAAACCGCGGTCGACCATTCGACGGTAGGCATCCGGGCGGCTCAGGTTCGTCCCGGCGTCCAGTTGCCCCAGTCCGCGCTCGGCGGCCAGCTGCTCGCACGCGTCAAGGAGTCGTTCGAAGCGGTCGGCGGCCTCAGGGCCAGGGCGGACGGCTCCGAACTTGACGAAGCACACGTCCTCGCCGGCCTCCGATCCGGCTCCGCAGTGGCAGACGGCCAGGCCGTCGAGCTCGGAGCCGGCGCCCTGGAGCAGGATGGTGTCACCGAGCCCCTGCGCGTGCGTGGCCACGATCTCGCGGTCCAGGCTCAGGCCCTCGTACACGGCGTCGGTCAGTGCGCGACACAGGCTCAGGGCGTCGGGCTGCTCGGCGGCGGGCAACTGGCCGTACAGCACTCGGCCGGGGACTGCGGCACTGCCTGCCACCTGCTTCTTCATGATGGCGGTGAGGAATCGGGGCCAGAAACCGTAGCGGCGGTAGAGCTCGAGGTGCTTGGGGCTGTGCGCGAAGGTGAACAGGCCCAGGTGGCGGTTCTCCCAGGTGTTGAAGCAGTCCATGACCGGTTCCATGAGGCGCCTGCCGATGCCCTGGTCCCACAGGTCCGGACGCACGGTCAGAGGGCCGAAGAACCCGACGCTGCCCCAGTTGGCGGCGAAGTTCGATCCGGCGACTTCGCCCTCGACCGTCGCTGCGAAGGCGGCCTGTGGATCGGCCGCCCAGCGGGTGCGGACGTAGTCCGCGGTCTCGAAGAACGTCTTCGGGTCGGGAGCCCCGAGGAACGTCCCGAAGGCGACCCTGAAGATCTCGTCGGCCCGGTCCAGGTCCGCCTCACCCAGCGGGCGGATCGACAACGGGCCCGGGCCACTCTTGCGCTGCCCTGCCGGTGGGGTCATCGTTCTCTCCTTTCCGGCCCCCTGTTTCATCGCACCACGGGCGTGCGCCGCAGGCGAGGCGAACGGTCCGCCGATGGACCCGCCCGTTGCGCGCACGGAGATCCAACGAGTCGGCCACGGGCGCACCCTCGTGGCCGCGGCGGCGGGGCGGCATGGTGGCCTCCGGCTCTACAAGACCGACCTGGCCGCCCTGACCGACGAGCAGAGGCCGCTGGTGGAGACGGTGATCAACGCGTGAACGGCCGCGCACCCCTCGGTCGGCGGCCACCGGGGCCGGTACGCGATGCGGGAGATCGTCAACGCGCTGCTCCACCAGGGCCGCACCGGCTGCCAGTAGGCAGGCCCTGGGCGGGGGTTTCGTGGCCCAGCATGGCCGACTGCCATGGCCAAAGGGCATGGGGATGCTTGCCTCGGTCACCGTCATTACGGCGCATCGGTCTCGCCTCCGGCGCAGTCACGTCACCCGCCCGCTCCAGAGCGAGGCCGGCCACTGCCGGGGGCTTGTCCGCGGTGAGCTTCGCGCGCTTCACGGAAGCAGAGGTTGACGCATCAACTTCAGCGGCTTGTGGTCCGGTTGATGCGTTCATAAAAACCTTTCGGGCAGAAAGTGAGGGGAATGATCACGACTCGACTTCCGTGGGGGCGGGCGATGCGGGCCGTCGCCGTGCTCGCCGTTGCCGGTACGGCCGTGACAACGCTCGGAGCGGGCCCTGCGGCTGCCGAAGACGTAGCCCTGGAGACAGTGACTCTTCGGTCCCAACTCCGTGGCGGCCTTCAAGAGGTTCGCCGGATGGACCGCCCGGTTCTGCTGACCTGGGCATGGTCCGATCGGACGCCGGTGCGGGCAGCGAGGTTCGTCTCTCAGCGGGACTGCCTCGCTGCCCGCACGAACGTGTGCCATGCGAGCGGGGGCAGCAGCAGGAGGGACTGTCAAACGAGCGGTGTAAGTGGGTAGTTGAGGCTACTGACGGGCCGCCGACAGGCGGCCATCGAAGGCGATGTCGAAGGCGTTCAACGCGGTCTTGCAGCGCATGGTTGAGAGGGCCTGACCTTTGCCGGTGGGATCGAGCGACATGATCGCCATGTAGACGTATTTCAACGCGGCCTGCTCGTTGGGGAAGTGTCCGCGGGCCTTGACCGCCGGATCGTGCTTGTCATGGCCGAGGTGGTCGGTGATCTCGCCCTCCGGGGCGGACTCCAGCAGCAGCTTGGTCAGCTGCTGCAGCAGCCCTCGCCGGTCGGCTGCAGACCCTCGGCCTGGGCCCGGCTCACCATCTCGTCGATCAACTGGTCGCCCACGGCCTTTGCCGACACAGCCGCTGCCGACTCGACAGCCTCACGCCCGGCCACGTTCTCACTGGTCATCGATGCATCTTCCATGATCGGGAGTTACCCCGAACGTCTTGCAGTCCCCATGAACCAATCGGGCCGCAGTCGACACACCGGAATGTCGTCGGGGCCCTGGGGTCCGTGATGGTGCACTACGCCGTCTTCGTCGAGGTCATGCCGTAGAGGAGGAGTTGCAGGATCTGCTGCAGCTCTTCCGCGAGTGACCCGGTCGTGTCCGACGACTCGTTGGCCCATCGGTAGAGGGCTCCGAGGTAGACGTCGCGCAGAACGTTGCCGACGCCGATGGGTGACATGGCGGGATTCAGCTCTCCCTGGTCCATTCCGCTGACGACGATCTTGGCGAACACCTCCGCGACATACGGCTCCTCGAGGATCGGCCGGCCCGCCTTCACCCAGGCGGTGAGCATGGCGGTGGTGAGCCGCGGTTCCTCCTGGTTGATACGGGCGAGGACCGTCATGCACTGCTGGAGCCGTGCGATCGAGCTGGGCGTGACGGTGCCGCTCTCTTCCAGGCCTGTCACGAGCGCGGCGCGCCTCCTGTCTCCCCAGGCGCCGATGATGTCTTCCTTGCGCTGGAAGTAGTTGAAGAAGGTGCCACGTGCCACATCGGCCCGCTCCGCGATCTCGTCGATGGATGTCTGGTCGTATCCCTTCTCCACGAAGAGCTCGACCGCGGCCAGATAGAGGCGCTCCCTGACCCGTTGTTTGTTGCGTTCCCGGCGGCCGACCGGCGGCGGCGTCGTTGTCGCGCGCGAGTCCATTCCGTCCCTCCTGTTCGTGGCGAGTTCGCCGTATGGGCGGTAGATTTTTTATACCACGGTGCAAGTTTGCATGCGGCTCGGCTACCGTTCTGTCTGTGTCTGTGCACCGTGCTGTGCGAGGCTCCGGCGCAGGCTGGCGACGCTCTCCGCGCCCACGAGCCGGCCGGCGGTGATCTCTATGCCGTGACTGCGGTGCAGGCGCTGCCGGAGTCGGGAGGCCATGAGTGAGTCGAGGCCGAGTTCGCGCAACGACCGCCGCTCGTCGATGTCCGACGCAGGCATGCCCAGCAGCGCTGCGGAGTGCTCGAGGAGGGCGTCCGCGGCACCGCCGGGGCGGGGGTGGGGCGGGGCCACCGGATCGCCGGGGGGAG
Proteins encoded in this region:
- a CDS encoding RCC1 domain-containing protein; protein product: MLANPSALAAGRRHSVGRRWDGTVLAVGNTAAAECRVERWEDVVAVAAGNVHTATNTGRSHTVGLRSDGTVLATGWNGDGQCDVAGWRGITAVAAGWRRTLGLLANGRVLAVGRSAEGQCDVQSWREMVVLSCGDWHSVGVRSDGSALATGNNRRRQCAVEGWRDLAAVSAGYLHTVGLRTDGRAVATGDRASGACEVDEWKDMVALGAGSYHTVGVTASGRVLAAGDNSYGQCEVGDWRDIIAVAAGSTHTLGLRANGTVVTTGNNADRQCEVDAWSGVLLPQASGRAHAN
- a CDS encoding DUF3291 domain-containing protein, which codes for MPHVALYTFGVLKSPLADPAPLTREFYDIGEAVYRKIIQHPGYLARAEPAGGDRGMLFEADWGAWGEFAVPAWYGKGRTAETTALATTLSLWTDLRSAFDAVYTGLHREALNRRYDWFERPGHPNYVFWWVTDGAIPTWRDGVSRLEHLHDHGSAPHAFTFHHSFAPEGTPTTIKGIGPQSDQVR
- a CDS encoding TetR/AcrR family transcriptional regulator, with amino-acid sequence MDSRATTTPPPVGRRERNKQRVRERLYLAAVELFVEKGYDQTSIDEIAERADVARGTFFNYFQRKEDIIGAWGDRRRAALVTGLEESGTVTPSSIARLQQCMTVLARINQEEPRLTTAMLTAWVKAGRPILEEPYVAEVFAKIVVSGMDQGELNPAMSPIGVGNVLRDVYLGALYRWANESSDTTGSLAEELQQILQLLLYGMTSTKTA
- a CDS encoding GNAT family N-acetyltransferase, translated to MTPPAGQRKSGPGPLSIRPLGEADLDRADEIFRVAFGTFLGAPDPKTFFETADYVRTRWAADPQAAFAATVEGEVAGSNFAANWGSVGFFGPLTVRPDLWDQGIGRRLMEPVMDCFNTWENRHLGLFTFAHSPKHLELYRRYGFWPRFLTAIMKKQVAGSAAVPGRVLYGQLPAAEQPDALSLCRALTDAVYEGLSLDREIVATHAQGLGDTILLQGAGSELDGLAVCHCGAGSEAGEDVCFVKFGAVRPGPEAADRFERLLDACEQLAAERGLGQLDAGTNLSRPDAYRRMVDRGFRTWLQGVTMHRPNEPGYSHPDAYVIDDWR